A stretch of Pelagicoccus enzymogenes DNA encodes these proteins:
- a CDS encoding DnaJ domain-containing protein translates to MSVDFKDYYQTLGVERTATQADIKKAFQALARRYHPDVTKERDGAADKFAAINEANEVLSDSAKRFKYDTLASEHNEPARLCAQQPRWQAGTSSKTGRPEFHFSGTGFSDFFEQYFTPSFETRHGDTAEGYSSIRKGLDFEGEIPITLGEVLRGTVRDVSVKRADPLSGKIEPRSLKVRIPAGAQQARPIRVPGKGSPGSGSGLSGYLYPRIRYGAHPEFQVNGSDLLFELELAPWDTMLGLKAKVPSLESAIKVNIPAST, encoded by the coding sequence ATGTCAGTCGATTTCAAGGATTATTACCAGACACTCGGAGTCGAGCGAACGGCGACCCAGGCTGATATCAAGAAAGCATTCCAAGCGCTCGCCCGCCGTTACCATCCGGACGTCACCAAGGAGAGGGACGGCGCCGCAGATAAGTTCGCCGCCATCAACGAGGCAAACGAAGTACTTAGCGACTCCGCAAAACGCTTCAAGTACGACACTCTAGCATCTGAACACAACGAACCCGCTCGCCTTTGCGCCCAGCAGCCGCGATGGCAGGCTGGGACCTCGAGTAAAACCGGACGCCCCGAATTCCATTTTTCGGGTACCGGCTTCAGCGACTTTTTCGAGCAATACTTCACCCCCAGCTTCGAGACCCGCCATGGAGATACAGCGGAAGGCTATTCTTCCATTCGGAAAGGCTTGGATTTCGAAGGCGAAATTCCAATTACGCTCGGCGAAGTCCTAAGAGGCACAGTGCGGGACGTCTCTGTGAAACGTGCGGACCCTCTGTCTGGCAAGATCGAGCCACGCTCCTTAAAGGTACGCATACCAGCAGGGGCACAGCAAGCTCGCCCTATTCGCGTCCCGGGCAAAGGAAGCCCCGGCTCCGGTTCCGGCCTCTCTGGCTACTTGTATCCACGTATTCGCTACGGAGCCCATCCAGAATTTCAAGTCAATGGCTCAGACCTGCTTTTCGAGCTCGAACTAGCGCCTTGGGACACAATGCTCGGATTGAAAGCCAAAGTCCCGAGTTTGGAGAGTGCCATCAAAGTCAACATACCCGCCTCCACCTAA
- a CDS encoding chaperone modulator CbpM, translating into MRKSNPTPSQTITLIPEIYSVDDSYSIEEVVRITHVPRFQIAVYCRYGFISTLSEPQRDGWRFDPSSIVALQRIRHLKRTYQLNTAAVKLVCSLMNEIDHLRDEVGKQPSE; encoded by the coding sequence ATGAGAAAATCAAACCCAACTCCCTCGCAAACCATCACCCTTATCCCCGAGATCTATTCCGTGGACGACTCATATTCGATCGAAGAAGTCGTGCGTATCACCCATGTGCCCCGATTTCAGATTGCCGTGTACTGTCGCTACGGATTCATTTCCACCTTGTCCGAGCCTCAGCGCGACGGTTGGCGCTTCGACCCAAGCTCTATCGTAGCGCTGCAACGCATCAGGCATCTCAAGCGGACCTATCAGCTCAACACAGCTGCCGTAAAACTCGTCTGCTCGTTGATGAACGAAATAGACCATCTGCGCGACGAAGTCGGCAAACAACCTTCAGAATAA
- a CDS encoding fatty acid desaturase gives MDRNVDHQTAPDLREPAKDPHAWKRVVAKFQRPAPLRANWQLANTLTPYAALWLLMYLTLGVSIWLTLGLALMAAGFLVRVFIIFHDCTHGSFFASKRANSVVGFATGVLTFTPFAHWRWEHARHHASSGDLDRRGVGDVSTMTVDEYVRASIWERIRYRTMRNPITLFVFAPLLLFLVRQRFSSMGAGQPERRSVLWTNLCLLSTAVILSGVYGWQAYLFIQLVILGVSGAAGVWLFYVQHQFEDVYWERGGDWDFVEAALKGSSFYRLPKVLQWLSGNIGYHHVHHLSARIPNYRLETCHRSDPLFSSVKPVTLRSSLRSLRLRLWDEDAQRLVGFREVRDSRRTGS, from the coding sequence ATGGATAGAAACGTAGACCATCAAACGGCTCCCGATCTTCGTGAACCGGCAAAAGATCCCCATGCCTGGAAACGTGTGGTGGCCAAGTTTCAGCGGCCTGCGCCTTTGCGGGCGAATTGGCAGCTGGCCAATACGCTGACGCCATATGCGGCGCTTTGGCTGCTCATGTACTTGACGCTCGGGGTATCGATTTGGCTAACGTTGGGTCTGGCCCTTATGGCAGCGGGGTTCCTGGTGCGCGTTTTCATCATCTTCCACGACTGTACGCACGGATCGTTTTTCGCGTCGAAACGTGCCAATTCCGTAGTGGGCTTCGCTACCGGAGTCCTTACCTTCACTCCGTTTGCCCATTGGCGTTGGGAGCATGCCCGGCACCATGCCTCCTCGGGGGACCTTGACCGGAGAGGTGTTGGCGATGTCAGCACGATGACAGTCGATGAATACGTGAGGGCGTCGATCTGGGAGCGTATCCGCTATCGAACGATGCGTAATCCGATCACGTTGTTTGTCTTCGCCCCGTTGCTGCTTTTTTTGGTCAGGCAGCGTTTTTCATCGATGGGGGCGGGCCAGCCTGAGCGGCGCTCCGTACTGTGGACGAACCTTTGCTTGTTGTCGACGGCCGTCATTTTGAGTGGGGTTTATGGCTGGCAGGCGTATCTCTTTATTCAGCTTGTGATCCTCGGGGTGAGTGGAGCGGCGGGCGTGTGGCTATTCTATGTGCAGCATCAATTTGAGGACGTTTATTGGGAACGCGGAGGCGATTGGGACTTTGTCGAAGCTGCCTTGAAGGGAAGCTCCTTCTATCGCCTGCCGAAGGTACTGCAATGGCTGTCGGGAAATATCGGATACCATCACGTTCATCATTTGAGCGCTCGCATCCCCAACTATCGGCTTGAAACCTGTCACCGTTCCGATCCGCTCTTTAGCTCGGTGAAGCCGGTGACCTTGCGGTCGAGCCTGCGCTCGTTACGCCTGCGCCTTTGGGACGAAGACGCCCAGCGTTTGGTCGGGTTTCGTGAAGTTCGAGACAGCCGCCGCACGGGAAGCTGA
- a CDS encoding DUF3309 domain-containing protein has product MTHSAFVAVLLFLIVGALPRWSHSRDWGYYPSGTLLAILALILLLR; this is encoded by the coding sequence ATGACCCACTCCGCATTCGTCGCAGTCCTATTATTCCTCATTGTGGGCGCCCTTCCGCGCTGGTCGCACAGCCGCGACTGGGGCTACTACCCAAGCGGAACCCTGCTCGCGATACTCGCGCTCATTCTGCTCCTCCGGTAG
- the ptsP gene encoding phosphoenolpyruvate--protein phosphotransferase produces the protein MSTRGKEQTINGKPVSTGLAEGCAFVYHDELRSLDAPTPIVASDVEQEYSFLEEATNVISEDLASLATKVEKEMDSRLGAVFEAHKMMVNDPSLKKELQSEIRDNLVNASSAVRSVFLRWERRFLLMESQISRQKGDDMKDLSNRLSNALSGIKVNRLEDLPSGSILVAKRLLPSDTVFLAKQSAAAVLLEYGGTSSHAALFAREMGLPCIAQIPNILQRIHSNDTLLVDAESGTVVLHPGEKSKAAFQKKISGRKAAASKISQKAHKPAITLDGVNILVLANIASRADADRAIVNGADGVGLYRTELAYLGMNAPPSENELLEEMQHTLAPFEGKPVNIRLLDIGADKPLPFTGFLAESNPALGRRGIRLLLEYPELLDTQLRAILRLSKESDTRILIPMATLAEDITATRERLSVLSRQLGSGKIPPLGIMIETPAAALSLQEFASHCDFASFGTNDLTQYTFAADRENAAVDSYFRDSQRAIFRLMEIARSDAPDLPLSLCGELAGRSRHTEEILRCGLRSLSVAPPLVPIIKDRIRNLNYAKPNTTHRFPRDH, from the coding sequence ATGAGCACGCGCGGGAAAGAACAAACGATCAATGGCAAGCCGGTTTCCACAGGACTTGCCGAAGGATGCGCCTTCGTGTACCACGACGAACTACGGTCCCTGGACGCTCCCACACCCATCGTTGCTTCGGACGTCGAACAGGAATACAGTTTTCTCGAGGAAGCGACAAACGTCATTTCCGAGGACCTCGCCTCCCTCGCCACCAAGGTGGAGAAGGAAATGGACTCGCGCCTCGGCGCCGTCTTCGAAGCCCACAAGATGATGGTCAACGACCCGTCGCTAAAGAAAGAGCTCCAATCGGAGATACGAGACAACCTCGTCAATGCCAGCAGCGCCGTACGGTCCGTCTTCCTGCGCTGGGAGAGGCGATTCCTGCTCATGGAGTCCCAAATCTCGCGTCAAAAGGGAGACGACATGAAGGATCTTTCCAACCGACTCTCCAACGCCCTCAGCGGCATCAAGGTCAACCGGCTCGAAGACCTACCGTCCGGCAGCATCCTGGTCGCAAAGCGGCTCCTCCCCTCCGACACCGTCTTCCTCGCAAAGCAGTCCGCCGCAGCCGTACTTCTCGAGTACGGCGGAACCAGCTCCCACGCCGCGCTCTTCGCCCGCGAAATGGGCCTCCCCTGCATCGCTCAAATTCCCAATATCCTCCAGCGTATCCATTCGAACGATACCCTTCTGGTCGATGCCGAATCGGGAACCGTCGTCCTCCACCCCGGCGAGAAGAGCAAAGCCGCCTTCCAAAAGAAAATTTCCGGAAGAAAAGCGGCGGCCTCGAAGATCTCCCAAAAGGCGCACAAACCGGCCATCACCCTCGATGGGGTCAACATTCTAGTCCTCGCCAATATCGCGTCGCGCGCTGACGCCGACCGCGCCATCGTTAATGGAGCCGACGGAGTCGGCCTCTACCGCACCGAGCTCGCCTACTTGGGGATGAACGCGCCGCCCAGCGAAAACGAACTGCTGGAAGAGATGCAACACACTCTAGCGCCTTTTGAAGGCAAGCCCGTCAACATCCGGCTCCTCGACATCGGAGCGGACAAACCACTTCCCTTTACAGGATTCCTCGCCGAGTCCAATCCCGCCCTCGGCAGGCGCGGCATTCGCCTCCTCCTCGAGTATCCTGAACTTTTGGATACGCAGCTCCGAGCCATCCTAAGGCTCTCGAAGGAGTCGGATACCCGAATTCTCATCCCCATGGCAACGCTTGCCGAGGATATCACCGCCACCCGAGAACGTTTATCCGTCCTGTCCCGCCAACTTGGCAGCGGCAAAATTCCCCCACTGGGAATCATGATCGAAACCCCAGCCGCCGCCCTGTCCCTCCAGGAATTCGCGAGCCACTGCGATTTCGCCAGCTTCGGCACTAACGACCTCACCCAATACACATTCGCAGCCGACCGCGAAAACGCTGCCGTGGACTCCTATTTCCGGGACTCCCAGCGAGCTATTTTCCGCTTAATGGAAATCGCACGATCGGATGCTCCTGACCTGCCACTTTCCCTCTGCGGAGAGCTGGCGGGCAGAAGCCGCCATACCGAGGAAATCCTTCGCTGCGGCTTGCGCTCGCTGAGCGTCGCCCCGCCACTGGTCCCCATTATAAAAGACCGCATTCGCAACCTAAACTATGCCAAACCAAACACCACCCATCGTTTCCCACGGGATCACTGA
- a CDS encoding site-2 protease family protein: MKWSLKIGRIFGIDLYLHFTFLLLLAFLGSVTWRTTGSLDSALSTVTFIVVVFCCVLIHELAHALMAREYGVKTRDITLLPIGGVARLESASLRPMQEFWIALAGPAASLAIAIALFAWIFIAEGASAATDFSLSAGNAYRKLLAINLAIVGFNLLPAFPMDGGRILRALLSLRIGHRRATAVAANFGQAFAILFGIVGFFYNPILIFIAVFVFLGAQAEAGIVEMEFALKGLQVRDGTQSQFRTLSPSDTLDQAAEQILAGSQQDFPVVENGETLGMLVHKDLIRALKTGQHDRRVEAFMLTDSPKVQESASLQEAVESMTRQRCSTFSVMNGEKLVGILTREHVAEMILIHSASAQQEQADTPHTKATTSPHSPAPPQP; encoded by the coding sequence ATGAAATGGTCCCTTAAAATCGGTCGCATCTTTGGCATCGACCTTTACTTGCACTTCACCTTCCTCCTCTTGCTGGCCTTTTTGGGATCGGTGACGTGGAGAACAACGGGCAGCCTCGACAGCGCCCTGAGCACAGTCACGTTCATCGTGGTCGTTTTCTGCTGCGTCCTCATCCACGAGCTGGCGCACGCCCTCATGGCACGAGAGTACGGCGTCAAGACCCGCGACATCACCCTGCTCCCGATCGGCGGCGTCGCCCGGTTGGAAAGCGCAAGCCTCCGACCGATGCAGGAATTCTGGATCGCCCTCGCCGGCCCCGCCGCCAGCCTCGCCATCGCCATCGCTCTATTCGCTTGGATCTTCATAGCCGAAGGCGCATCCGCAGCCACGGATTTCAGCTTAAGCGCCGGAAACGCTTACCGGAAGCTCCTCGCCATCAACCTGGCCATCGTGGGCTTCAACCTGCTGCCCGCCTTCCCGATGGACGGCGGAAGGATCCTCAGAGCGCTTCTTTCCCTGAGGATCGGCCACCGGCGAGCCACCGCCGTCGCCGCTAACTTCGGGCAAGCGTTCGCCATCCTTTTCGGCATCGTTGGCTTCTTCTACAACCCCATCCTCATCTTCATCGCCGTCTTCGTATTCCTCGGCGCCCAAGCCGAAGCCGGAATCGTCGAAATGGAATTCGCCCTAAAGGGACTCCAAGTTCGCGACGGCACCCAATCGCAATTCAGAACCCTTTCACCGAGCGACACCCTCGACCAAGCTGCCGAACAAATCCTGGCTGGCTCGCAACAGGATTTCCCCGTCGTCGAAAACGGCGAGACCCTAGGCATGCTCGTTCACAAGGACCTCATAAGAGCCCTCAAGACCGGGCAACACGATCGGCGGGTCGAGGCATTCATGCTAACTGACAGCCCCAAAGTCCAAGAGAGCGCCTCACTGCAGGAAGCCGTGGAGTCGATGACGCGACAGCGCTGCTCAACCTTTTCGGTGATGAACGGTGAGAAGCTGGTCGGAATTCTCACCCGAGAACACGTCGCAGAAATGATCCTCATCCACTCCGCGAGCGCTCAGCAAGAACAAGCCGACACGCCGCACACAAAGGCGACGACGTCCCCCCACTCCCCGGCTCCTCCGCAGCCATGA
- a CDS encoding DNA-directed RNA polymerase subunit omega, which produces MKDELIKAARKIVSDPYVLVNVVSRRVKQLRQGSKPMVESLEKLALEDVALREIIEGKISYELSSGKVPY; this is translated from the coding sequence ATGAAAGACGAACTGATCAAGGCAGCACGTAAAATTGTTTCCGATCCCTATGTTCTGGTAAATGTTGTATCGCGGCGCGTGAAACAGTTGCGGCAAGGCAGCAAGCCAATGGTGGAGTCGTTGGAGAAGCTGGCGCTTGAGGACGTCGCCCTCCGAGAAATAATCGAAGGAAAGATCAGCTACGAGCTAAGTTCTGGAAAAGTACCGTATTGA
- the groL gene encoding chaperonin GroEL (60 kDa chaperone family; promotes refolding of misfolded polypeptides especially under stressful conditions; forms two stacked rings of heptamers to form a barrel-shaped 14mer; ends can be capped by GroES; misfolded proteins enter the barrel where they are refolded when GroES binds) yields the protein MASKQLMFDEAARRKILRGVELLTRSVKVTLGPKGRSVVIDRSYGTPIVTKDGVTVAKEITLSDPYENMGAQMVKEAASHTSDIAGDGTTTATVLAESIYREGIKHVAAGANPIFLKRGIDRAVEAAVLELARISKPVWTVEEIRQVATVSANWESGIGEIIANAMNQVGKDGSITIEEGKSVETTLEVVEGMQFDRGYLSSYFVTNSETMDTDLEDAYVLLHEKKVARLQDILPLLQSISESGKPLLVIAEDITGEALATLVVNRLRGSLNTCAVRAPGFGERRRDFMEDIASFTGGRFVTEDLGLTLEGLTLEDLGRVKRVRVDKDSTILYSDGQHAAGIAARVKKIRRQLEETTSDFDRENLQARLAKLAGGVAVIYVGAATEFEMKEKKARVEDALHATRAAVEEGIVPGGGVALLRCRAAVEALRYSGDEQLGIEIVRRALSSPIQALCENAGVEGSVVVVEVARAVGNNGYNVATGAYEDLLLSGVVDPTKVTRVALQNAASIAGLLLTTECMIVDFEETKHAAQRRGSAGALS from the coding sequence ATGGCATCGAAACAACTTATGTTCGACGAGGCAGCGCGTCGCAAAATACTACGCGGCGTCGAGCTGCTGACACGTTCGGTCAAGGTTACCTTAGGTCCGAAAGGGCGTAGCGTGGTGATTGATCGTTCTTACGGAACTCCCATTGTGACCAAGGATGGTGTAACCGTGGCGAAGGAGATCACGCTTTCAGATCCCTACGAGAACATGGGGGCCCAGATGGTCAAGGAGGCGGCGTCCCATACCTCGGACATCGCAGGTGATGGCACCACGACCGCGACAGTGCTGGCCGAGTCCATCTACCGGGAAGGGATCAAGCATGTTGCGGCTGGGGCAAACCCGATTTTTCTCAAGCGCGGCATCGACCGGGCGGTAGAGGCTGCCGTTCTGGAGCTCGCTCGCATTTCTAAGCCAGTGTGGACAGTTGAGGAGATTCGGCAGGTCGCGACCGTCTCCGCCAATTGGGAAAGCGGAATCGGAGAGATCATCGCAAATGCCATGAACCAGGTCGGCAAGGATGGCAGCATCACGATCGAAGAAGGCAAGTCGGTTGAGACGACGCTGGAAGTGGTCGAAGGGATGCAGTTCGATCGCGGCTACCTGTCCTCCTATTTCGTGACCAATAGTGAAACGATGGATACGGACTTGGAAGACGCCTATGTATTGCTCCACGAAAAGAAGGTGGCTCGTTTGCAAGATATCCTGCCGCTACTGCAGTCGATCTCGGAGTCGGGCAAGCCGCTCTTGGTGATCGCGGAAGACATCACCGGCGAAGCCTTGGCCACGTTGGTTGTGAACCGCTTGCGCGGCAGCTTGAATACATGCGCGGTGAGGGCTCCTGGCTTTGGGGAGCGCCGCAGGGACTTCATGGAAGATATCGCAAGCTTTACCGGCGGGCGCTTTGTCACCGAGGACCTTGGCCTGACTTTGGAAGGACTTACGCTTGAGGATTTAGGCCGGGTCAAGCGCGTCCGGGTCGATAAAGACTCTACGATTCTGTACTCGGACGGGCAGCATGCGGCAGGAATCGCCGCTCGGGTGAAGAAAATCCGCCGGCAGCTGGAGGAAACCACATCGGACTTTGATAGGGAGAATCTGCAGGCACGTCTGGCCAAGCTGGCCGGCGGGGTGGCGGTTATCTACGTGGGGGCGGCTACTGAGTTCGAAATGAAGGAGAAGAAGGCTCGTGTGGAGGATGCCTTGCATGCGACACGGGCTGCCGTAGAAGAGGGAATCGTGCCGGGCGGGGGAGTGGCGTTGCTGCGTTGCCGCGCGGCAGTGGAGGCCTTGAGGTATTCAGGGGACGAGCAGCTCGGGATAGAGATCGTGCGCCGTGCCTTGTCCTCGCCCATTCAAGCGCTGTGCGAGAATGCCGGCGTTGAAGGATCCGTGGTCGTAGTGGAGGTCGCAAGGGCAGTAGGGAACAATGGATACAACGTAGCGACTGGAGCTTATGAAGACTTGTTGCTCAGCGGTGTCGTCGATCCCACGAAAGTGACGCGAGTCGCGTTGCAGAATGCGGCTTCGATTGCTGGGCTATTGCTGACTACCGAGTGCATGATCGTGGATTTCGAGGAAACGAAGCATGCCGCCCAAAGGCGTGGGTCTGCAGGAGCCTTGAGCTGA
- a CDS encoding DUF2959 family protein produces MKTHTSLILLAAVAALLIGCSTLGYKKAQDTSSSLRETAQSIDDSIPPLDAVLVALDNLVKTPNQNLIDQYQSYRSALANLGSSIGTINSRAQDMQLLGDAYFLNWEGELAKIQNYEIATDSRDRKTLVSKKFSALSEKYVSLNKSLTPFMSDLTDIRTALGTDLTEKGLKSVEGVLKKSTREGARIRDSLTNLSADFRNLGMEMESSSSVADTAR; encoded by the coding sequence ATGAAAACACATACATCACTTATCCTGCTCGCAGCTGTTGCTGCCCTGCTAATCGGTTGCTCTACCCTAGGCTACAAAAAAGCCCAAGACACTTCGTCCTCACTACGCGAAACCGCGCAAAGCATCGACGATAGCATACCGCCCCTTGATGCCGTCTTGGTGGCTCTCGACAACCTCGTGAAAACTCCAAACCAAAACCTGATCGACCAATATCAAAGCTACAGATCCGCATTGGCCAACCTAGGGTCTTCTATTGGAACGATAAATTCAAGGGCTCAGGACATGCAGCTACTTGGAGACGCCTATTTTCTCAACTGGGAGGGCGAGCTTGCCAAGATTCAGAACTATGAGATCGCAACAGACAGTCGTGATCGCAAGACACTTGTATCCAAAAAGTTCAGCGCCCTGAGCGAAAAATATGTTTCGCTCAACAAATCGCTTACCCCCTTCATGTCGGACCTTACCGACATCCGCACCGCCCTAGGCACCGACCTCACGGAAAAGGGTCTGAAATCCGTCGAAGGCGTCCTGAAAAAGTCAACTCGCGAGGGTGCCCGCATTCGCGATTCGCTCACGAACCTCTCTGCGGACTTCCGCAATCTCGGTATGGAAATGGAATCCTCCTCATCGGTAGCTGATACTGCTCGGTAA